Proteins encoded by one window of Crassostrea angulata isolate pt1a10 chromosome 9, ASM2561291v2, whole genome shotgun sequence:
- the LOC128163316 gene encoding uncharacterized protein LOC128163316 → MKEFAYHTHLPSYKEVIIQSPGYPNKNYSRDTTYKWLVTAPYTTEEILIKIKIDIQKYHVICEDYLQIEEANSLTGNFQVFKQCGMLEINRTTQGHRLLIKLVSNNDHFTSKGFELKLKVIKIRPTTYKSLPTTAITSQKISSEASISAPLTTTSTVMLSTSFDTHTCIQFF, encoded by the exons ATCACACACATCTCCCATCATATAAAGAAGTCATTATCCAGTCCCCGGGTTACCCGAATAAAAACTACTCTAGAGACACGACATATAAGTGGCTTGTTACTGCACCATACACAACAGAAGAAATTTTGATCAAGATAAAGATtgatatccaaaaatatcatgttATTTGTGAAGATTATTTGCAG attgaAGAAGCCAATTCTCTCACTggaaactttcaagtttttaaacaatgtgGGATGTTGGAAATTAACAGAACAACCCAAGGACATCGACTTTTAATCAAACTTGTTTCAAATAATGATCATTTCACTTCCAAAGGGttcgaattaaaattgaaag TGATTAAAATTCGACCAACAACATATAAAAGTTTACCAACAACAGCAATAACATCACAAAAGATTTCGTCAGAAGCCTCAATATCGGCACCATTAACAACAACGTCAACTGTAATGTTATCAACATCATTTgatactcatacatgtatacagttttTTTGA
- the LOC128163746 gene encoding uncharacterized protein LOC128163746, whose protein sequence is MTRFVNTSDAEIEELLEGRNSKNTSNVISMAVKIIRDYFEDMAINISVEDLENDSNEKLNLVLRKFYAELRKKNVELYSKSSLISIRYGLQRHFLKLKGVDIINNQEFKSANDVFKACLVKVKREGKGETKHKDVISEEDREKMYSTGVLSTSAPSTLQNKVFFELLLFFCNRGRENVREMEKNDFQICIDAQGKRFVKQNISRLTKNHRGDTADSDDKSPRMYEEPGNERCPVNSFEKYLAKLHPDNKWLWQKPREGFEEEDSVWFCNVPVGKNTLGNMMQKISKEANLSKMYTNHCIRATCISVLDECGYEARHIIGLSGHKSESSIKHYASCLNESKKRNMSTAVSSKVLSVTRKTVAMENTTANFEQLDFLNDIDDQYLMNVLEQPVMNTKPRPQNFFTNCSVTINYNYNKD, encoded by the exons ATGACGCGATTCGTAAATACGTCCGATGCTGAGATTGAGGAACTTTTAGAGGGAAGAAACAGCAAAAACACGTCCAATGTCATTTCTATGGCAGTGAAAATCATCAGGGACTACTTTGAGGACATGGCTATTAACATTTCAGTGGAAGATTTGGAAAATGATTCAAACGAAAAACTGAATTTAGTTTTGAGGAAATTCTACGCTGAACTAAGGAAGAAAAACGTAGAATTATATTCGAAATCTTCCCTTATTTCAATCAGATATGGGCTGCAGAGACATTTTCTGAAATTGAAAGGTgttgatattataaataatcAGGAATTTAAATCGGCGAACGACGTTTTTAAGGCGTGTTTAGTGAAAGTTAAGCGGGAAGGAAAAGGAGAAACAAAACACAAGGATGTGATATCTGAGGAAGACCGGGAAAAAATGTATTCCACTGGAGTTTTGTCTACAAGCGCTCCTTCAACTCTacaaaacaaagtttttttCGAACTCTTGCTTTTTTTCTGCAACCGAGGCCGTGAAAATGTACGAGAGATGGAGAAAAACGACTTCCAGATCTGCATTGATGCCCAG GGTAAACGTTTTGTCAAGCAAAACATTTCGAGACTTACTAAAAACCACAGAGGGGACACGGCAGACAGCGATGATAAGTCGCCGAGAATGTATGAAGAGCCGGGAAATGAGAGGTGTCCCGTCAATAGTTTTGAGAAATACTTGGCCAAATTACACCCCGATAATAAGTGGCTCTGGCAGAAACCACGCGAGGGTTTTGAGGAGGAAGACAGCGTATGGTTTTGTAACGTACCGGTCGGCAAAAACACACTTGGGAACATGATGCAAAAAATCAGTAAGGAGGCCAATCTCAGCAAAATGTACACTAATCACTGTATAAGGGCGACCTGTATATCAGTCCTGGATGAATGTGGATACGAAGCACGGCACATCATAGGACTATCCGGTCATAAATCCGAGTCGAGCATCAAACACTACGCATCCTGTCTGAATGAATCAAAGAAGCGTAACATGTCTACTGCAGTGTCATCAAAAGTTCTATCTGTAACCAGAAAAACCGTAGCTATGGAAAACACTACCGCTAATTTCGAACAGCTGGATTTTTTGAACGATATCGATGACCAATATTTGATGAATGTCTTGGAGCAGCCTGTTATGAATACAAAACCCCGTCCTCAAAACTTCTTTACTAATTGCAGTGTTACGATTAATTACAATTATAACAAGGATTGA
- the LOC128163747 gene encoding uncharacterized protein LOC128163747 has protein sequence MLSTSFDTHTAAAKEMTSTKRSSLISPSTTKPTTILFTTKTSTNMKETTLPSQNTVLSSPTSNIFLEYKTVLVVVGLCIVELTLIIVGVLAVVKHKRRRTYNTALRQTDRNDGRLHTRQNSYKSANVYDEIELHGNDELIDDKNPYEELPEGEYDKIFQPRPHVNKGDLQE, from the exons ATGTTATCAACATCATTTGACACTCACACAG CAGCCGCCAAAGAAATGACATCGACAAAGCGCTCATCATTAATATCACCATCAACGACGAAACCAACTACAATATTGTTCACAACTAAGACCTCCACAa ACATGAAAGAGACAACGTTGCCAAGCCAAAATACTGTCTTATCCAGTCCAACATCAAATATCTTCTTGGAATACAAAACAG TGCTTGTTGTTGTTGGACTTTGCATTGTGGAGTTGACGTTAATTATTGTCGGAGTACTAGCAGTAGTAAAACACAAACGTCGAAg AACATACAACACAGCTTTAAGACAAACGGATAGGAACGATGGTCGTTTGCATACGAGACAAAATAGTTACAAGTCAGCCAATGTATATGACGAAATAGAATTACACGGAAATGACGAACTAATCGATGATAAGAACCCTTATGAAGAACTTCCAGAAGGTGAATACGACAAAATATTTCAACCACGCCCTCATGTAAATAAGGGCGATTTACAGGAATAG